ACCGTCGAGCCGGTCAAGCCGGGACAGTGCGTTCGGGTGCGTCTCGTCGATCAGCTGCGCCCAGCGACCGCGACGGGTCTGCGCGTCGGCACCGACCTCGGGCACGTTCACGCGCTCGGTGGTCATGACGTCACCGCCTCGCGGTCGATGACCTCCACCGCACAGCCGGGCAGCGTAGCCCGATGCGGTGGTCGGATCGTTGGTTCGGATGACGTGCTCGCCGGCGGCCGACGTTACGACGTAACGCTCGGTCATGATGCGGCCGCCAGCGTCTCGATCTCCGCGAAGCTGATCGACACGCGCATCCCGCATGCCGTCGCGATTGCGTCGAGGTCGGCGAGAGTGAGCGGCGTATCACCGGACAGCCGTCGCCCCACGGCAGACTGAGACATGCCGACCTTGGCGGCCAGCTTCTCCTGAGACATCCCGGCTTCGCGGGCGCTGAACCGCAGGACGCTGGTTACCCGCTGGATGGGTAGATCGGTGAACATGACCACCACTGTACCCACGGAGCGGGTAACTGCAAGTCTTGATCAAGCGCCCGGCGTGTCGCTCACCCGGTTTGCGCACCGTTTACCCGCTCAGTGCTTGACGCACCCGGGATTAGCGGATAGATTTCTGTGTCATGAGCACAACAGCCATTGCAGAAGACCCCATGGACGACCGACTCCGCGTCGCCAGCGCGGTCCGCGCACACTTCGGGGCGGCGGGACTCAGCGCCTCCGCCGTCGCGCGTGAGATTGGCATCACACAGTCGAAGATGAGCCGACGCACCACCGGTGCCGAGCCCTTCGACATCGACGAGCTCAGTGCGATCGCGCGCGTGCTCCACGTCGAGCTCGTCGACTTGATCA
This is a stretch of genomic DNA from Microbacterium sp. YJN-G. It encodes these proteins:
- a CDS encoding helix-turn-helix domain-containing protein, encoding MDDRLRVASAVRAHFGAAGLSASAVAREIGITQSKMSRRTTGAEPFDIDELSAIARVLHVELVDLITGTNLPARPLRVGAGAGARRHLYLVDGDPEAPASAV
- a CDS encoding helix-turn-helix domain-containing protein, with amino-acid sequence MFTDLPIQRVTSVLRFSAREAGMSQEKLAAKVGMSQSAVGRRLSGDTPLTLADLDAIATACGMRVSISFAEIETLAAAS